A single window of Psychrobacter raelei DNA harbors:
- the lepA gene encoding translation elongation factor 4, with protein MTALSNIRNFSIIAHIDHGKSTLADRFIQTCGALQDREMQAQVLDSMDIERERGITIKAQSVTLYYDHPNGERYQLNFIDTPGHVDFSYEVSRSLAACEGALLVVDAAQGVEAQSVANCYTAVDLGLEVLPVLNKIDLPQVEPERVIQEIEDIIGIEADDAPRVSAKSGLGVDELLEALVERIPAPTGDRDAPLQALIIDSWFDNYLGVVSLVRVRQGSLSKGDKILIKSTMDSHLVTSIGVFTPKPLETGKLEAGEVGFVIAGIKDIHGAPVGDTMTHAKTPDVDLIPGFKQITPQVYAGLFPVDSSDFEKFREALQKLQINDSALFFEPDTSDALGFGFRCGFLGMLHMEIIQERLEREYNLDLITTAPSVIYEIKKKNGEILLIDNPSRLPDPGFVEEFREPIARCHILVPQDYLGNVMTLCMERRGTQVDMRFMGKQVQLIFDIPLGEVVMDFFDRLKSVSRGFASLDYEFDRYEVDKLVKVDVLINGDKVDALAMICHQEQARYRGGQLVEKMKELIPRQMFDVAIQAAIGSQIIARSTVKAMRKDVLAKCYGGDVSRKKKLLSKQKEGKKRMKQVGSVEIPQEAFLAVLQVDNQ; from the coding sequence GTGACCGCATTATCAAATATTCGAAATTTCTCAATCATCGCCCATATTGACCATGGTAAATCCACCTTGGCCGATCGCTTTATTCAGACTTGTGGTGCGCTGCAGGATCGTGAAATGCAGGCCCAAGTCTTAGATTCAATGGACATTGAGCGTGAGCGTGGTATTACCATTAAAGCGCAATCGGTGACTTTGTATTATGATCACCCCAATGGTGAGCGCTATCAGCTAAACTTCATTGATACCCCAGGCCACGTTGACTTCTCTTATGAGGTGTCACGTTCTTTGGCGGCTTGTGAAGGGGCGCTGTTGGTAGTGGATGCTGCACAAGGCGTTGAGGCGCAGTCAGTAGCCAACTGCTATACCGCGGTAGATTTGGGCCTTGAAGTATTGCCTGTGCTCAATAAAATTGACTTGCCGCAAGTAGAGCCTGAACGTGTTATTCAAGAGATTGAAGATATTATCGGTATTGAGGCCGATGATGCACCTCGGGTATCTGCCAAATCAGGTTTGGGTGTCGATGAGCTGTTAGAAGCGTTGGTTGAGCGTATTCCTGCACCGACCGGTGACCGTGATGCGCCGCTACAAGCCTTGATTATTGACTCTTGGTTTGACAACTACTTAGGCGTTGTGTCCTTGGTACGTGTGCGTCAAGGTAGCCTCAGTAAAGGCGATAAGATTTTAATTAAATCTACGATGGATTCACACTTGGTCACCTCAATTGGGGTATTTACACCAAAGCCGCTAGAGACAGGTAAATTAGAAGCTGGCGAAGTGGGCTTTGTGATTGCTGGTATTAAAGACATTCATGGCGCGCCTGTGGGTGATACCATGACCCATGCCAAAACACCCGATGTGGACTTAATTCCAGGTTTTAAACAGATTACCCCGCAGGTGTATGCCGGTCTATTCCCGGTAGATTCAAGTGATTTTGAGAAGTTCCGTGAAGCGCTACAAAAGCTGCAGATTAACGACTCTGCCTTGTTCTTTGAGCCAGATACCTCAGATGCACTAGGTTTTGGTTTTCGCTGCGGCTTCTTAGGTATGCTGCACATGGAAATCATTCAAGAGCGTCTAGAGCGTGAGTACAACCTTGATTTGATTACCACAGCGCCTTCTGTGATCTACGAGATCAAAAAGAAAAATGGCGAGATTTTGCTGATTGACAACCCATCAAGACTGCCTGATCCAGGCTTTGTTGAAGAGTTCCGTGAGCCTATCGCTCGCTGCCATATTCTGGTGCCGCAAGATTATCTAGGCAACGTCATGACCTTGTGTATGGAGCGCCGTGGTACGCAAGTTGATATGCGCTTTATGGGCAAACAAGTTCAATTGATTTTTGATATTCCACTAGGTGAAGTGGTTATGGATTTCTTTGACCGCTTAAAATCTGTTTCTCGTGGTTTTGCCTCCTTAGACTATGAGTTTGATCGTTATGAAGTCGATAAGCTGGTTAAAGTAGATGTGTTAATCAACGGCGACAAGGTGGATGCTTTGGCCATGATTTGTCACCAAGAACAGGCCCGTTACCGCGGTGGTCAATTGGTCGAAAAAATGAAAGAACTGATTCCGCGTCAGATGTTCGATGTCGCTATCCAAGCGGCCATTGGCAGCCAGATTATTGCGCGTAGTACAGTAAAAGCCATGCGCAAAGACGTACTTGCCAAATGTTATGGTGGTGACGTTTCTCGTAAGAAGAAACTACTATCGAAGCAGAAAGAAGGTAAGAAACGCATGAAGCAGGTGGGCAGTGTGGAGATTCCACAAGAAGCCTTCTTAGCGGTACTACAGGTGGACAACCAATAA
- the lepB gene encoding signal peptidase I: protein MDFDFNVILVPITLILGVVWLLDKLWLKQHKRGGGLAGGVHSKESQAAQANLATKKHAYLTALAEHNLVPKDNSTVDVDNIDIDDAPMPVKQAHREYREAKRQASIATTANLPKQSKNENFLVRWAYDYFPVLAAVLIVRSFIVEPFNIPSSSMVPTLYTGDFVAVNKYAYGIRLPLTYNKVIDVGEPEHGDVVVFRYPQNPKIYYIKRIIGLPGDEVSFSQGKLSVNGQVVPSEPVSFTADEAMVDQLYTPVKGSDPSREWDLSPQDAVAVARNEEQGARYFQEKLGEHRYLRRYLAPNLLGSEYSNFLQQPITHEGSWQVKVPEGNYFVMGDNSDRSEDGRYWGFVPDENLAGKAVYVWMHKKPGLSNLPTFSHNRSID from the coding sequence ATGGACTTTGATTTTAATGTGATTTTAGTGCCAATAACCTTAATTTTAGGGGTGGTATGGCTGCTCGATAAGCTATGGCTAAAGCAACATAAGCGTGGCGGTGGTCTGGCAGGCGGCGTTCATAGTAAAGAAAGCCAAGCTGCCCAAGCCAACCTTGCCACAAAGAAGCACGCTTATTTGACCGCTTTGGCTGAGCATAATCTTGTGCCTAAGGATAACAGCACGGTAGATGTTGATAATATTGATATCGATGATGCCCCTATGCCCGTTAAACAGGCACATAGAGAATACCGCGAAGCCAAGCGTCAGGCCAGTATCGCAACCACAGCCAATTTGCCAAAGCAGTCAAAAAATGAGAATTTCTTGGTACGCTGGGCATATGATTATTTTCCGGTGTTGGCTGCAGTATTGATTGTGCGCTCTTTTATTGTTGAGCCTTTTAATATTCCGTCATCTTCTATGGTACCGACCTTATATACCGGTGACTTTGTTGCGGTGAACAAATACGCTTATGGTATTCGTCTGCCGCTCACTTATAATAAAGTTATTGATGTGGGTGAGCCTGAGCATGGTGATGTGGTGGTGTTTCGCTATCCACAAAACCCGAAGATTTATTACATCAAGCGTATCATTGGCTTGCCAGGTGATGAGGTCAGCTTTAGCCAAGGCAAGCTTTCAGTAAATGGCCAGGTAGTGCCGAGTGAGCCGGTTAGCTTTACGGCTGATGAAGCTATGGTTGATCAACTTTATACACCGGTGAAAGGCAGTGACCCAAGCCGTGAGTGGGATTTGTCACCACAAGATGCGGTGGCGGTGGCGCGCAATGAAGAGCAGGGTGCCCGTTATTTTCAAGAAAAGTTGGGTGAGCATCGTTATTTGCGCCGCTACTTAGCGCCTAATTTACTTGGTTCAGAATATTCTAACTTTTTACAACAGCCCATTACTCATGAAGGCAGTTGGCAAGTCAAGGTGCCTGAAGGCAACTATTTTGTGATGGGAGATAACTCAGATCGCAGTGAAGATGGTCGCTATTGGGGCTTTGTCCCTGATGAAAACCTAGCGGGTAAAGCGGTCTACGTGTGGATGCATAAAAAGCCGGGTCTAAGTAATCTACCTACCTTTAGTCATAACCGTTCTATTGATTAA
- the rnc gene encoding ribonuclease III: protein MPKVFRKASGDNSKMTETAEIAHTSKQSPKQRYTSFELGLLSLQKQLGYSFNDTSLAKLALTHRSFDGKINYERLEFLGDALLGMIIGEALYYQYPKQDEGRLTRMRATLVRQESLVVVAQKLNLSSYLILGVGERKGGGRERASILADTVESLIGAIYLDSQSVDTVKACVLDWFAELIDNVNDQRVLKDAKSRLQEWLQGYKFELPNYDLLETQGNAPNQVFIVRCEVDVPHTTPIVESGESRRIAEQKTAEKMINQLNKLVNDRIIKVKA, encoded by the coding sequence ATGCCAAAAGTTTTTAGAAAAGCCAGTGGTGATAACAGTAAGATGACAGAAACGGCTGAAATAGCCCATACGAGCAAGCAGTCGCCCAAACAGCGCTATACCAGCTTTGAGCTGGGACTGCTAAGCTTACAAAAACAGCTCGGTTATAGCTTTAACGACACCAGTTTGGCTAAGCTTGCACTGACGCACCGCTCTTTTGATGGCAAAATAAACTACGAGCGTTTGGAGTTTTTAGGCGATGCCCTGTTAGGGATGATTATCGGTGAAGCTTTGTACTATCAGTACCCCAAACAAGATGAAGGCCGTTTGACTCGCATGCGTGCCACTTTGGTGCGCCAAGAATCCTTGGTAGTCGTGGCACAAAAGCTTAACTTATCGTCGTATTTGATATTGGGTGTGGGTGAGCGAAAAGGCGGTGGCCGAGAGCGTGCCTCAATTTTGGCAGATACGGTGGAGTCTTTAATTGGCGCCATTTATTTAGACAGTCAAAGCGTGGATACGGTCAAAGCCTGTGTGCTAGATTGGTTTGCGGAGCTGATAGACAACGTCAATGATCAACGCGTGCTAAAAGATGCCAAAAGCCGGCTACAAGAATGGTTACAAGGCTATAAGTTTGAGCTGCCCAATTATGACTTGCTCGAGACGCAAGGCAATGCGCCCAACCAAGTATTTATTGTGCGCTGTGAGGTAGATGTACCGCACACTACGCCCATTGTAGAGTCTGGTGAAAGCCGCCGAATTGCGGAACAAAAGACGGCTGAAAAAATGATTAATCAGCTCAATAAATTGGTTAACGACCGCATTATTAAAGTCAAAGCTTAG